A part of Gossypium hirsutum isolate 1008001.06 chromosome A07, Gossypium_hirsutum_v2.1, whole genome shotgun sequence genomic DNA contains:
- the LOC107955464 gene encoding photosystem II reaction center W protein, chloroplastic, which yields MATISATTTPAALVHKTLPRIASPVPIGLPTMGKRGKVMMMCSMEKKSENGSNMGMSASLLAAACAATMSSPAIALVDERMSTEGTGLPFGLSNNLLGWILFGVFGLIWALYFIYTASLEEDEESGLSL from the exons ATGGCAACCATCTCGGCTACCACCACCCCTGCAGCTCTTGTTCACAAGACATTGCCCAGGATTGCATCCCCAGTCCCCATTG GGTTGCCAACAATGGGAAAGAGGGGGAAGGTGATGATGATGTGTAGCATGGAGAAGAAGAGTGAGAATGGGTCAAACATGGGGATGAGTGCATCATTGCTGGCAGCAGCCTGTGCAGCAACCATGTCAAGCCCAGCCATTGCTCTGGTGGACGAGAGAATGTCCACTGAAGGAACAGGACTTCCCTTTGGTTTGAGCAACAACCTCCTCGGGTGGATCCTGTTTGGTGTGTTCGGCCTGATCTGGGCTCTTTACTTCATCTATACTGCCTCCCTGGAAGAGGATGAGGAGTCTGGGTTGTCCCTCTAA
- the LOC107955463 gene encoding probable galacturonosyltransferase 6, which translates to MKKFHRHWQRILILSFLSFSVFAQIVLVSQRLNPLAFIGRKDSVEDLASIKYMKDDLRLNAIEQEAAEGLKGPKVVVFKEKDFSSAVNHGSNQNPDFDQLGDPQDTSKLLEANGTNGKGKGDHQNQQNIIRLNSREKEQYNQETGSHDQHLRSLSHKVMDEKVKQMRDQLIRAKVYLNFAPPGRNSHLVKELRTRIKDVERTVGEASMDSELPRRASQKMRSMEILLAKASLVFPDCSAMVRKLRAMAYNAEDQIRARKNEESYLVQLAGRTTPKGLHCLSMQLTAEYFSLQPEEREFPNQKNLNDPDLYHYAVFSDNILACAVVINSTISSAKEPEKIVFHVVTNYLNLPAMSMWFLLNPPGKATIHIQSIESFDWLSTKYNSTLKEQKSYDPRYSSALNHLRFYLPDVFPALNKIVLLDHDVVVQRDLTGIWSVDMKGKVNAAVETCLESEASFRTMRMFLNFSDPFLAKKFNAHACTWAFGMNLFDLHQWRRKKLTMLYRNYLQLGLKRPLWKAGSLPLGWITFYNQTVALERRWHALGLGYHSGLRRAEIEWAAVIHYDGVMKPWLEIGIAKYKGYWSKHMQYDHPYLQQCNIHE; encoded by the exons ATGAAGAAGTTTCATCGTCATTGGCAGAGGATTCTAatcctctcttttctctctttctctgtATTCGCTCAAATCGTGTTGGTTTCGCAGAGACTTAACCCTCTCGCTTTCATTG GGCGGAAGGATTCTGTGGAGGATTTAGCCAGTATT AAGTATATGAAAGATGATTTAAGACTTAACGCAATAGAACAG GAAGCTGCCGAAGGTTTAAAAGGTCCAAAAGTAGTTGTTTTCAAAGAGAAGGATTTCAGTTCTGCAGTTAATCACGGTTCTAACCAGAATCCTGATTTCGATCAATTGGGGGATCCGCAAGATACATCAAAATTGTTAGAAGCAAATG GAACTAATGGTAAAGGAAAAGGCGACCATCAAAATCAGCAGAATATAATACGGCTAAACTCCAGGGAAAAG GAACAATACAATCAAGAAACAGGTAGCCATGATCAACATTTACGGTCCCTATCACACAAGGTAATGGATGAGAAGGTAAAGCAGATGAGAGATCAGCTCATTAGAGCAAAAGTATACTTAAATTTTGCACCGCCTGGTCGTAATAGTCACttggtgaaagagttgcgaacaCGAATCAAAGATGTTGAGCGAACAGTCGGCGAAGCCAGCATGGATTCAGAATTGCCAAGGAG GGCTTCACAGAAGATGAGATCTATGGAGATTTTGTTGGCCAAAGCAAGTCTAGTATTCCCTGACTGCTCTGCGATGGTCAGAAAACTTCGTGCCATGGCTTACAATGCTGAAGACCAGATTAGGGCACGGAAGAATGAAGAGTCATATCTTGTTCAACTTGCTGGAAGGACTACCCCTAAGGGCCTTCACTGCCTCTCTATGCAGCTGACAGCAGAATATTTTTCCCTTCAACCCGAGGAAAGGGAGTTCCCTAACCAAAAAAATTTGAATGATCCGGACCTTTATCACTATGCAGTATTTTCTGACAATATTCTGGCTTGTGCAGTGGTTATTAATTCCACAATTTCATCTGCAAAG GAGCCAGAGAAAATTGTTTTTCATGTGGTGACCAATTACCTCAACCTCCCAGCAATGTCAATGTGGTTTTTATTAAATCCTCCTGGCAAAGCTACAATTCATATTCAGAGTATAGAAAGTTTTGATTGGTTGTCAACCAAGTATAATTCAACATTGAAGGAACAAAAGTCGTATGATCCAAGATATAGTTCAGCCCTTAATCATCTGCGGTTCTATCTGCCAGACGTATTTCCAGCACTGAATAAGATTGTGCTCTTAGATCATGATGTGGTAGTGCAAAGAGATTTAACTGGAATTTGGAGTGTTGACATGAAGGGGAAAGTAAATGCAGCTGTGGAGACTTGTCTGGAAAGTGAAGCTTCATTTCGTACAATGCGCATGTTTTTGAACTTTTCGGACCCGTTTTTGGCAAAGAAGTTTAATGCACATGCTTGCACATGGGCATTTGGTATGAATTTGTTTGATCTCCATCAAtggagaagaaaaaaattaaccATGCTTTACAGAAATTACCTGCAACTG GGACTTAAGAGGCCATTGTGGAAGGCAGGAAGCTTGCCCTTAGGTTGGATTACTTTCTACAACCAGACTGTGGCTTTAGAAAGGAGATGGCATGCGCTAGGGCTTGGCTATCACTCAGGTCTTCGGCGTGCTGAAATCGAATGGGCAGCAGTTATACACTATGATGGAGTCATGAAACCCTGGTTGGAAATAGGAATTGCTAAATATAAAGGCTATTGGAGCAAACATATGCAGTATGACCACCCTTACTTACAGCAGTGCAATATCCATGAATAA